From a single Capsicum annuum cultivar UCD-10X-F1 chromosome 12, UCD10Xv1.1, whole genome shotgun sequence genomic region:
- the LOC107851989 gene encoding premnaspirodiene oxygenase-like encodes MTSSIRSMSNIKVNLTEKIIWFTSSVTCRSALGKISNEHQDKLIYLLKEMLSLSIAVNVVDFFPKWKFLHDLGGSRSRLLKVHSKVDEILEYVVNEHKQSRANGKMGNGEYGTEDLIDVMLRVRESGELQVPISDDNIKAIILDMFSAGSETTSTTINWAFSEMIKHPIVLAKAQAEVRQSLKGKKDFQQIDLDELKYLKLVIKETLRMHPPVPLFVPRECMEETKIDGYVIPLKGRVLVNAWAIGRDPESWDDPENFLPERFENSHVDFLGNHHQFIPFSSGRRMCPGMLFGLANVGQLLAQLLYHFDWKLPNGQSHQSLDMTESPGVSATRKEDLILIPAPYDS; translated from the exons ATGACTTCATCGATACGATCCATGTCCAATATTAAGGTCAACCTTACGGAAAAAATTATTTGGTTTACTAGTTCAGTAACTTGTAGATCAGCTTTAGGGAAGATAAGCAATGAGCACCAGGACAAGTTGATATATCTTCTGAAAGAAATGCTATCATTGTCAATTGCAGTTAATGTTGTTGATTTTTTCCCCAAATGGAAATTCCTTCATGACCTTGGTGGTTCAAGATCTCGACTGTTGAAGGTCCATAGTAAGGTTGATGAAATCTTGGAATATGTAGTTAATGAGCACAAACAGAGTCGAGCGAATGGGAAAATGGGTAATGGTGAATATGGGACCGAAGATTTGATTGATGTTATGCTAAGAGTTAGAGAAAGCGGAGAACTTCAAGTTCCCATCAGTGATGACAATATCAAAGCAATAATACTT GACATGTTCTCCGCGGGGTCTGAAACAACATCGACAACTATAAATTGGGCATTCTCTGAAATGATAAAGCATCCGATTGTCTTAGCAAAGGCACAAGCTGAAGTAAGACAATCCTTGAAgggaaagaaagattttcaacAGATTGATCTTGACGAGTTAAAGTACCTGAAGTTAGTAATCAAAGAAACTTTACGAATGCACCCTCCTGTACCTCTATTTGTACCTAGAGAATGCATGGAGGAAACAAAGATTGACGGGTATGTTATACCTCTTAAAGGCAGAGTCTTAGTTAATGCATGGGCAATTGGAAGAGATCCTGAAAGTTGGGATGATCCTGAGAATTTTTTGCCAGAAAGATTCGAGAATAGTCATGTCGactttcttggaaatcatcatcAGTTTATTCCATTTAGTTCAGGAAGAAGGATGTGCCCAGGAATGTTATTCGGTTTGGCTAATGTTGGACAACTTTTAGCTCAGTTACTTTATCACTTTGACTGGAAACTCCCTAATGGACAAAGTCATCAAAGTCTTGACATGACAGAGTCACCTGGAGTTTCTGCAACAAGAAAAGAAGATCTTATTTTGATTCCCGCTCCTTACGATTCTTGA